One window from the genome of Cyprinus carpio isolate SPL01 chromosome B1, ASM1834038v1, whole genome shotgun sequence encodes:
- the LOC109053131 gene encoding protein SON-like, which yields MRNGNPVRSPFPHPSGEEKKRSASGTRRSTSKTPPRLTELDKEQLLEIAKANAAAMCAKAGVPIPESLRPRSVLQMPLQTPNPTSLSLQLPVMSSMTMNAAMASMTAATMTAALSSMGALASLPQLAPLPTIVNKPPSSATPNLASIEEAKKKVTKQANSFSIKELTERCKKIAESKEEMAIAKPHVSDDEDDERLVGASLKENKGIAFSLGNTSIKPSVRTEAVFAKEFPVSSGSQHRKKEADGAYGEWVPVEKKIEKPSASSSSGPEETSKDSDSVFPEAPSQPVDITLAVSERAVAQKRLAENPFDINAMCMLNRAQEQVDAWAQSNTIPGLFTGSTGAQVLSSDELSNSGPQAWIKKDQFLRAAPVSGGMGELLMRKMGWRSGEGLGKHREGTVEPIIIDFKTDRKGLVAEGEKTQKSGNIVVMKDLLGKHPVSALMEMCNKKKWPQPEFVMVHHSGPDHRKNFLFKVVVNGCDYQPQTASPNKKHAKAMAATVALQAMGEVAGDGVHAGPVFTAATST from the exons ATAAGGAGCAGTTGCTGGAAATAGCGAAGGCTAATGCTGCGGCTATGTGTGCCAAGGCCGGCGTGCCGATCCCAGAGAGTCTCAGGCCCAGATCGGTTCTTCAGATGCCCTTGCAAACCCCAAATCCCACATCCTTGTCTTTACAGTTGCCAGTGATGTCAAGCATGACGATGAACGCTGCTATGGCTAGTATGACCGCCGCCACCATGACCGCTGCTTTGTCCAGCATGGGTGCTCTGGCTTCCTTGCCACAGCTGGCCCCGTTACCGACAATCGTCAACAAGCCGCCGTCCTCCGCCACACCCAACCTCGCCAGTATCGAAGAAGCCAAAAAGAAAGTCACGAAGCAGGCGAACAGCTTCAGCATTAAAGAGCTGACCGAG AGATGCAAGAAGATCGCCGAGAGCAAGGAAGAGATGGCCATCGCAAAACCACACGTGTCGGACGATGAGGACGATGAAAGGCTAGTCGGAGCTTCCCTCAAGGAGAATAAAGGCATCGCGTTCAGTCTCGGT AACACCTCCATAAAGCCGTCCGTCCGAACCGAAGCGGTCTTCGCTAAGGAGTTCCCGGTGTCCTCCGGCTCCCAGCACAGGAAGAAGGAGGCCGATGGTGCGTATGGAGAGTGGGTGCCGGtcgaaaagaaaatagaaaagccATCTGCATCGAGTTCTTCTGGGCCTGAGGAGACCAGCAAGGACAGTGATAGTGTCTTTCCTGAAGCGCCTTCTCAG CCGGTGGACATCACTTTGGCCGTCAGTGAGAGAGCGGTCGCTCAGAAGAGACTGGCGGAAAACCCTTTCGACATCAATGCCATGTGTATGCTAAATCGGGCTCAGGAGCAA GTTGATGCATGGGCCCAGTCCAACACGATCCCCGGCCTCTTCACAGGCTCCACCGGCGCTCAAGTGCTCTCGTCCGATGAGCTCTCCAACAGCGGCCCGCAGGCCTGGATTAAGAAG GACCAGTTCCTGCGGGCGGCGCCGGTCTCGGGCGGGATGGGGGAGTTACTGATGAGGAAGATGGGATGGAGGTCGGGGGAGGGTTTGGGGAAGCACAGGGAAGGGACGGTGGAGCCCATCATCATCGACTTCAAAACCGACCGCAAGG GCCTCGTAGCAGAAGGAGAGAAAACCCAGAAATCTGGCAACATCGTCGTGATGAAGGATCTTCTAG GGAAGCATCCGGTGTCTGCTCTGATGGAGATGTGCAATAAGAAGAAGTGGCCACAGCCGGAGTTTGTGATGGTGCACCACAGCGGACCAGACCACCGCAAGAACTTCCTCTTCAAG gtgGTGGTGAACGGGTGTGATTATCAGCCTCAGACGGCCAGTCCCAATAAGAAGCATGCCAAGGCGATGGCAGCGACGGTGGCTCTGCAGGCGATGGGAGAGGTGGCTGGAGACGGTGTTCATGCGGGCCCCGTCTTCACCGCCGCCACCAGCACATGA
- the LOC122135774 gene encoding uncharacterized protein LOC122135774, which yields MHILGTTFFFIIALKVCVGFFLQTSEVQVYVGESVVLRCNGSGFPVEELHVHWEAMGKDVISLRGDAVAVGRGFEDRVNFLRDPAESEDFSLILSDVMLNDGDIYECLWEGTKPICFVFLQVSTPAVFTDHVQVFEGVDITLDCFGDIPKNKPWEEIYIQWLKDDREILRLSSGQMDVSVDYSVLRLPAKHDISRGIFSLSIASVSVFDRGVYQCRYKSTDYEAPRSGFPETQTLTQPLHSKQPLIASKVKALYT from the exons ATGCATATTCTTGGGactactttcttttttattatagcCCTCAAGG TCTGTGTAGGTTTCTTCCTTCAGACGTCGGAGGTCCAGGTGTATGTTGGAGAAAGTGTGGTCTTGCGCTGCAATGGTTCAGGGTTCCCTGTGGAGGAGCTGCATGTTCACTGGGAGGCGATGGGCAAAGACGTGATCTCTCTGCGAGGAGACGCGGTCGCGGTCGGGAGAGGGTTTGAAGACCGGGTGAACTTCCTCAGAGATCCTGCAGAGTCCGAGGACTTTTCCCTCATTCTGTCAGATGTGATGCTGAACGATGGAGACATATACGAATGTCTCTGGGAGGGAACAAAACCCATTTGCTTTGTGTTTCTACAAGTGTCCA CACCAGCGGTTTTCACTGATCATGTCCAAGTGTTTGAGGGCGTCGATATCACTTTGGACTGCTTTGGAGATATCCCTAAAAACAAGCCATGGGAAGAGATTTACATCCAGTGGCTGAAGGATGACCGAGAGATCCTGCGCTTGAGCTCTGGACAGATGGACGTCAGTGTCGATTACAGCGTGCTGAGGTTACCGGCCAAACACGACATCAGTCGCGGCATCTTCTCGCTGAGCATCGCGTCGGTCAGTGTCTTCGACCGCGGCGTGTATCAGTGCCGGTACAAGAGCACCGATTACGAGGCGCCGCGGAGCGGGTTCCCGGAGACACAAACGCTCACGCAACCTCTTCACTCTAAACAACCACTAATCGCATCCAAAGTAAAAGCTTTgtatacataa